One Symphalangus syndactylus isolate Jambi chromosome 9, NHGRI_mSymSyn1-v2.1_pri, whole genome shotgun sequence DNA segment encodes these proteins:
- the ZNF853 gene encoding zinc finger protein 853 isoform X1, protein MLHQPTPGNWGLTVRMEVGSATETFVLELRCLEDGGPGPDTLSARGPPPSSHLAPAPESISTQFPGSDSGGSGGSESQEEEEPQEGSSSPQRPAVSAPVGASEITEETRPGQRELQLQQLEQQPELQQQPQPHLELQQQPQQDGQQQLSQLQQEKHQSMHHQELKPELQLMHQQQQLQPQQVQEQQLLQQQEQLQQQVQEQQLLQQQQEQLQQQQLLQQQEQLQQQQFQQQQEQLQQQQLLLLQQQEQLQQQLLQQQQAQLQQQLLEQQQAQLQQQLLLQQQEQLQQQQQQQLLQQQQEQLQQQQLRPPPLEPEEEEEVELELMPVDLGSEQELEQQRQELERQQELERQQEQRQLQLKLQEELQQLEQQLEQQQQLEQQEVQLELTPVELGAQQQELQLELTPVQPELQLELVPAAGGGGAAVPGAPAAVVVAPPGYVVVQELMVLPAVAAPAVVAIPGPAGSAALTPARQRRRRRARDRPTICGECGKGFSRSTDLVRHQATHTGERPHRCGECGKGFSQHSNLVTHQRIHTGEKPYACSYCAKRFSESSALVQHQRTHTGERPYACGDCGKRFSVSSNLLRHRRTHSGERPYVCEDCGERFRHKVQIRRHERQLHGAGRSRGLGLLRASRPAALGGPARAEQAATATAPADKAL, encoded by the exons ATGCTCCACCAG CCGACTCCCGGGAATTGGGGTCTGACCGTCAGGATGGAAGTGGGGTCAGCCACCGAGACCTTCGTGCTGGAACTTCGATGTCTTGAGGATGGGGGCCCAGGGCCTGACACCCTCTCAG CCAGAGGGCCtccaccatcctcccacctcgccccAGCTCCTGAGTCAATCTCCACTCAATTTCCCGGATCCGATTCGG GTGGCAGCGGTGGGAGCGAGagtcaggaggaggaagagcctcAGGAGGGGAGCAGCAGTCCACAGCGGCCAGCAGTCTCGGCCCCAGTGGGGGCCAGTGAAATCACTGAGGAAACCCGGCCGGGACAACGGGAGTTGCAACTGCAGCAGTTAGAACAGCAGCCCGAGCTGCAGCAACAGCCGCAGCCACACCTAGAACTGCAACAGCAGCCGCAGCAAGATGGGCAACAACAGCTATCTCAACTACAACAGGAAAAACACCAATCCATGCACCATCAGGAACTGAAACCAGAACTGCAGCTAATGCACCAGCAGCAACAGTTACAGCCACAGCAAGTGCAAGAGCAACAGCTGTTGCAGCAGCAGGAACAGCTACAGCAGCAAGTGCAAGAGCAACAGCTGTTACAGCAACAGCAGGAACAGTTACAACAGCAGCAGCTGCTACAACAGCAGGAACAATTACAGCAGCAACAGTTTCAACAGCAGCAGGAACAGttacagcagcagcagctacTGTTGCTGCAGCAGCAGGAACAGTTACAGCAGCAACTGTTGCAGCAGCAGCAGGCACAGTTACAACAGCAGCTGCTGGAACAGCAGCAGGCACAGTTACAGCAGCAGTTACTGCTGCAGCAGCAGGAACAgttacagcagcagcagcaacagcagctgtTGCAACAGCAGCAGGAACAATTGCAACAGCAACAACTGCGGCCTCCTCCCCTGGAGcccgaggaggaggaagaggtggagcTGGAGCTCATGCCGGTGGACCTGGGGTCAGAGCAGGAGCTGGAGCAGCAGCGGCAGGAGTTGGAGCGGCAGCAGGAGCTGGAACGGCAGCAGGAGCAGCGGCAGCTGCAGCTCAAACTGCAGGAGGAGCTGCAGCAGCTGGAGCAACagctggagcagcagcagcagctggagcAGCAGGAGGTGCAGCTGGAGCTGACCCCGGTGGAGCTAGGCGCCCAGCAGCAGGAGTTGCAGCTGGAGCTGACCCCAGTGCAGCCGGAGCTGCAGCTGGAACTGGTGCCAGCTGCAGGGGGCGGCGGAGCAGCGGTCCCCGGGGCTCCGGCCGCGGTCGTGGTGGCTCCCCCGGGCTACGTGGTGGTGCAGGAGCTCATGGTGCTGCCCGCTGTGGCAGCACCGGCCGTGGTGGCCATCCCGGGCCCGGCAGGCAGCGCGGCGTTGACCCCTGCACGGCAGCGGCGGCGACGGCGCGCTCGGGACCGACCGACCATCTGCGGGGAGTGCGGCAAGGGCTTCAGCCGCAGCACGGACCTGGTGCGCCACCAGGCCACGCACACGGGTGAGCGGCCACACCGCTGCGGCGAGTGCGGCAAGGGCTTCTCGCAGCACTCGAATCTGGTGACGCACCAACGCATCCACACGGGCGAGAAACCCTACGCCTGCTCCTACTGCGCCAAGCGCTTCAGCGAGAGCTCGGCGCTCGTGCAGCACCAGCGCACGCACACCGGGGAGCGACCCTACGCCTGCGGGGACTGTGGCAAGCGCTTCAGCGTCTCCTCCAACCTGCTGCGCCACCGGCGCACGCACTCGGGCGAGCGGCCCTACGTGTGCGAGGACTGCGGCGAGCGCTTCCGACACAAGGTGCAGATACGCCGCCACGAGCGCCAGCTGCATGGCGCGGGCCGCTCCAGGGGCCTCGGCCTGCTGCGCGCCTCGCGGCCCGCGGCCCTCGGTGGCCCAGCCCGCGCGGAGCAGGCCGCTACGGCCACTGCGCCCGCAGACAAGGCGCTGTGA
- the ZNF853 gene encoding zinc finger protein 853 isoform X2, whose translation MEVGSATETFVLELRCLEDGGPGPDTLSARGPPPSSHLAPAPESISTQFPGSDSGGSGGSESQEEEEPQEGSSSPQRPAVSAPVGASEITEETRPGQRELQLQQLEQQPELQQQPQPHLELQQQPQQDGQQQLSQLQQEKHQSMHHQELKPELQLMHQQQQLQPQQVQEQQLLQQQEQLQQQVQEQQLLQQQQEQLQQQQLLQQQEQLQQQQFQQQQEQLQQQQLLLLQQQEQLQQQLLQQQQAQLQQQLLEQQQAQLQQQLLLQQQEQLQQQQQQQLLQQQQEQLQQQQLRPPPLEPEEEEEVELELMPVDLGSEQELEQQRQELERQQELERQQEQRQLQLKLQEELQQLEQQLEQQQQLEQQEVQLELTPVELGAQQQELQLELTPVQPELQLELVPAAGGGGAAVPGAPAAVVVAPPGYVVVQELMVLPAVAAPAVVAIPGPAGSAALTPARQRRRRRARDRPTICGECGKGFSRSTDLVRHQATHTGERPHRCGECGKGFSQHSNLVTHQRIHTGEKPYACSYCAKRFSESSALVQHQRTHTGERPYACGDCGKRFSVSSNLLRHRRTHSGERPYVCEDCGERFRHKVQIRRHERQLHGAGRSRGLGLLRASRPAALGGPARAEQAATATAPADKAL comes from the exons ATGGAAGTGGGGTCAGCCACCGAGACCTTCGTGCTGGAACTTCGATGTCTTGAGGATGGGGGCCCAGGGCCTGACACCCTCTCAG CCAGAGGGCCtccaccatcctcccacctcgccccAGCTCCTGAGTCAATCTCCACTCAATTTCCCGGATCCGATTCGG GTGGCAGCGGTGGGAGCGAGagtcaggaggaggaagagcctcAGGAGGGGAGCAGCAGTCCACAGCGGCCAGCAGTCTCGGCCCCAGTGGGGGCCAGTGAAATCACTGAGGAAACCCGGCCGGGACAACGGGAGTTGCAACTGCAGCAGTTAGAACAGCAGCCCGAGCTGCAGCAACAGCCGCAGCCACACCTAGAACTGCAACAGCAGCCGCAGCAAGATGGGCAACAACAGCTATCTCAACTACAACAGGAAAAACACCAATCCATGCACCATCAGGAACTGAAACCAGAACTGCAGCTAATGCACCAGCAGCAACAGTTACAGCCACAGCAAGTGCAAGAGCAACAGCTGTTGCAGCAGCAGGAACAGCTACAGCAGCAAGTGCAAGAGCAACAGCTGTTACAGCAACAGCAGGAACAGTTACAACAGCAGCAGCTGCTACAACAGCAGGAACAATTACAGCAGCAACAGTTTCAACAGCAGCAGGAACAGttacagcagcagcagctacTGTTGCTGCAGCAGCAGGAACAGTTACAGCAGCAACTGTTGCAGCAGCAGCAGGCACAGTTACAACAGCAGCTGCTGGAACAGCAGCAGGCACAGTTACAGCAGCAGTTACTGCTGCAGCAGCAGGAACAgttacagcagcagcagcaacagcagctgtTGCAACAGCAGCAGGAACAATTGCAACAGCAACAACTGCGGCCTCCTCCCCTGGAGcccgaggaggaggaagaggtggagcTGGAGCTCATGCCGGTGGACCTGGGGTCAGAGCAGGAGCTGGAGCAGCAGCGGCAGGAGTTGGAGCGGCAGCAGGAGCTGGAACGGCAGCAGGAGCAGCGGCAGCTGCAGCTCAAACTGCAGGAGGAGCTGCAGCAGCTGGAGCAACagctggagcagcagcagcagctggagcAGCAGGAGGTGCAGCTGGAGCTGACCCCGGTGGAGCTAGGCGCCCAGCAGCAGGAGTTGCAGCTGGAGCTGACCCCAGTGCAGCCGGAGCTGCAGCTGGAACTGGTGCCAGCTGCAGGGGGCGGCGGAGCAGCGGTCCCCGGGGCTCCGGCCGCGGTCGTGGTGGCTCCCCCGGGCTACGTGGTGGTGCAGGAGCTCATGGTGCTGCCCGCTGTGGCAGCACCGGCCGTGGTGGCCATCCCGGGCCCGGCAGGCAGCGCGGCGTTGACCCCTGCACGGCAGCGGCGGCGACGGCGCGCTCGGGACCGACCGACCATCTGCGGGGAGTGCGGCAAGGGCTTCAGCCGCAGCACGGACCTGGTGCGCCACCAGGCCACGCACACGGGTGAGCGGCCACACCGCTGCGGCGAGTGCGGCAAGGGCTTCTCGCAGCACTCGAATCTGGTGACGCACCAACGCATCCACACGGGCGAGAAACCCTACGCCTGCTCCTACTGCGCCAAGCGCTTCAGCGAGAGCTCGGCGCTCGTGCAGCACCAGCGCACGCACACCGGGGAGCGACCCTACGCCTGCGGGGACTGTGGCAAGCGCTTCAGCGTCTCCTCCAACCTGCTGCGCCACCGGCGCACGCACTCGGGCGAGCGGCCCTACGTGTGCGAGGACTGCGGCGAGCGCTTCCGACACAAGGTGCAGATACGCCGCCACGAGCGCCAGCTGCATGGCGCGGGCCGCTCCAGGGGCCTCGGCCTGCTGCGCGCCTCGCGGCCCGCGGCCCTCGGTGGCCCAGCCCGCGCGGAGCAGGCCGCTACGGCCACTGCGCCCGCAGACAAGGCGCTGTGA
- the ZNF316 gene encoding zinc finger protein 316 — translation MAALHTAPDSPAAQLERAEDGSECDPDQEEEEEEEEKGEEVQEVEEEEEEIVVEEEEEGVAEVVKDAQVEEVAEVEVEADMEEEDVKEVLAEEQCPALGTQERPSRGGDAKSPVLQEKGLQASRAPATPRDEDLEEEEEEEEDEDEDDLLMAGSQGLVTFEDVAVYFSLEEWERLEADQRGLYQEVMQENYGILVSLGYPIPKPDLIFRLEQGEEPWVPDSPRPEEGDIVTGVYTGAWFWTDDIEDHEEEDDEDFLAEVAEEENEPPGLWSAAYGVGDVPGTWGPDDSDSAQTPEGWGPDPGGLGVLADGSEAKPFLPGREPGANLLSPWAFPAAVAPPAGRPETTCDVCGKVFPHRSRLAKHQRYHAAVKPFGCEECGKGFVYRSHLAIHQRTHTGEKPFPCPDCGKRFVYKSHLVTHRRIHTGERPYRCAFCGAGFGRRSYLVTHQRTHTGERPYPCPHCGRSFSQSSALARHQAVHTADRPHCCPDCGQAFRLRADFQRHRRGGGCAEPGGDGPRREPGETAAAAGPEDTDPGPEGPEGPEIGEADGEAEAAAEEREEAAVAAPTPSGKADPAPDRRFLELGNGLGEGEGPSSHPLGFHFPVHPKSWLHPDSFPILGLPDFRERLPVDGRPLPAPLGGPLSLVEGTGLACDPFGGGGAAGGGGGLRAFGPAIGGLLAEPAPAALAEEESPWICSDCGKTFGRRAALAKHQRYHAGERPHRCADCGKSFVYGSHLARHRRTHTGERPFPCPECGARFARGSHLAAHVRGHTGEKPFVCGVCGAGFSRRAHLTAHGRAHTGERPYACGECGRRFGQSAALTRHQWAHAEEKPHRCPDCGKGFGHSSDFKRHRRTHTGEKPFRCADCGRGFAQRSNLAKHRRGHTGERPFPCPECGKRFSQRSVLVTHQRTHTGERPYACANCGRRFSQSSHLLTHMKTHRGATAAPGSGSAPAPAPKPEAAAKGPSSAGPGERGSALLEFAGGTSFGSEHQAAFAGPSGTYREGVL, via the exons ATGGCGGCGCTCCACACGGCTCCCGACTCCCCAGCTGCCCAGCTGGAGCGGGCAGAGGACGGGTCAGAGTGCGACCCTgaccaggaggaagaggaggaggaggaggaaaagggggaAGAGGTGCAGGAggtggaagaagaggaggaggagatagtggtggaagaggaggaggagggtgtgGCAGAGGTAGTGAAGGATGCACAGGTGGAGGAGGTGGccgaggtggaggtggaggcggacatggaggaggaggatgtgaaggaggtgCTGGCAGAGGAGCAGTGTCCGGCGTTGGGGACCCAGGAGCGACCTAGCCGTGGTGGTGATGCCAAGTCCCCAGTTCTTCAGGAAAAGG GCCTGCAGGCCTCCCGGGCTCCAGCCACTCCTAGGGATGAGgacctggaggaggaggaagaggaggaggaggatgaggacgAGGATGATTTGCTGATGGCTGGGTCTCAG GGGCTGGTGACGTTTGAAGATGTGGCTGTGTACTTCTCCCTGGAGGAGTGGGAAAGGCTGGAAGCAGACCAGCGGGGCCTCTACCAGGAAGTCATGCAGGAGAACTATGGGATTCTCGTGTCCTTGG GATACCCAATTCCCAAGCCCGATCTGATCTTCCGGCTGGAACAAGGGGAAGAACCTTGGGTCCCAGATAGCCCCCGACCTGAGGAAGGAGACATCGTCACTGGCGTCTACACAG GAGCCTGGTTCTGGACGGACGACATAGAGGACCACGAGGAGGAAGACGACGAAGACTTCCTGGCAGAGGTGGCCGAGGAGGAGAACGAGCCCCCAGGGCTCTGGTCGGCGGCCTACGGCGTGGGGGACGTGCCTGGGACATGGGGGCCCGACGACTCGGATTCGGCGCAGACTCCAGAGGGTTGGGGGCCCGACCCAGGCGGCCTGGGGGTCCTGGCTGACGGCTCTGAAGCGAAGCCTTTCCTGCCCGGCCGGGAGCCGGGTGCGAACCTGCTGTCGCCCTGGGCGTTCCCCGCCGCAGTGGCCCCGCCAGCCGGGCGGCCGGAGACCACGTGCGACGTGTGCGGCAAGGTCTTCCCGCACCGCTCGCGGCTGGCCAAGCACCAGCGCTACCACGCGGCCGTCAAGCCCTTCGGCTGCGAGGAGTGCGGCAAGGGCTTCGTGTATCGCTCGCACTTGGCCATCCACCAGCGCACGCACACCGGCGAGAAGCCCTTCCCGTGCCCGGACTGCGGCAAGCGCTTCGTCTATAAGTCGCACCTGGTTACGCACCGACGCATCCATACTGGCGAGCGGCCCTACCGCTGCGCCTTCTGCGGCGCGGGCTTCGGGCGCCGCTCCTACCTGGTCACGCATCAGCGCACGCACACGGGCGAGCGGCCCTACCCGTGTCCGCACTGCGGCCGCAGCTTCAGCCAGAGCTCGGCGCTGGCACGGCACCAGGCGGTGCACACGGCCGACCGACCGCACTGCTGCCCCGACTGCGGCCAGGCCTTCCGTCTGCGCGCCGACTTTCAGCGCCACCGACGCGGCGGGGGCTGCGCGGAGCCGGGTGGTGACGGCCCCCGGCGGGAGCCCGGCGAGACGGCGGCCGCCGCGGGGCCCGAGGACACtgaccctgggccagaggggccGGAGGGACCTGAAATTGGCGAGGCGGACGGAGAGGCGGAGGCCGCGGCcgaggagagagaggaggcggCAGTGGCGGCGCCCACCCCCAGCGGCAAGGCGGACCCCGCGCCGGACCGGCGTTTCCTGGAGCTGGGCAACGGCCTGGGGGAGGGCGAAGGCCCCTCCTCCCACCCGCTGGGCTTCCACTTCCCCGTGCACCCCAAGTCCTGGCTGCACCCGGACAGCTTCCCGATCCTGGGCCTGCCCGACTTCCGAGAGCGGCTGCCGGTCGACGGGCGCCCGCTCCCGGCGCCCCTGGGGGGCCCGCTCTCCCTGGTGGAGGGCACCGGGCTGGCCTGCGACCCTTTCGGCGGCGGCGGGGCCGCGGGCGGCGGAGGCGGCCTGCGCGCGTTCGGGCCCGCCATCGGGGGTCTGCTGGCGGAGCCAGCGCCGGCCGCGCTGGCGGAGGAGGAGAGCCCGTGGATCTGCTCGGACTGCGGCAAGACGTTTGGGCGCCGGGCCGCGCTGGCCAAGCACCAGCGCTACCACGCGGGCGAGCGGCCGCACCGCTGCGCCGACTGCGGCAAGAGCTTCGTGTACGGCTCGCACCTGGCGCGCCACCGGCGCACGCACACCGGCGAGCGGCCCTTCCCGTGCCCCGAGTGCGGCGCGCGCTTCGCCCGCGGCTCGCACTTGGCGGCGCACGTGCGCGGCCACACCGGCGAGAAGCCGTTCGTGTGCGGCGTGTGCGGCGCGGGGTTCAGCCGTCGCGCGCACCTGACGGCGCACGGGCGCGCGCACACCGGGGAGCGGCCCTACGCGTGCGGAGAGTGCGGCCGGCGCTTCGGACAGAGCGCGGCGTTGACGCGGCACCAGTGGGCTCACGCCGAGGAGAAGCCGCACCGCTGCCCCGACTGCGGCAAGGGCTTCGGCCACAGCTCAGACTTCAAGCGGCATCGGCGCACGCACACGGGCGAgaagcccttccgctgcgccgaCTGCGGCCGCGGCTTCGCGCAGCGCTCCAACCTGGCCAAGCACCGGCGCGGCCACACGGGCGAACGCCCCTTCCCGTGCCCTGAGTGCGGCAAGCGCTTTTCGCAGCGCTCGGTGCTGGTCACGCACCAGCGCACACATACGGGCGAGCGGCCCTACGCCTGCGCCAACTGTGGCCGCCGCTTCTCGCAGAGCTCGCATTTGCTCACCCACATGAAGACGCACCGCGGAGCCACCGCAGCGCCGGGCTCGGGTTCGGCCCCAGCCCCGGCGCCCAAGCCCGAGGCGGCCGCCAAGGGGCCGTCCAGCGCCGGCCCGGGGGAGCGCGGCAGCGCCCTGCTGGAGTTCGCGGGCGGCACAAGCTTCGGCTCCGAGCACCAGGCCGCGTTCGCCGGGCCCTCGGGCACCTACCGGGAGGGCGTCCTGTGA
- the ZNF853 gene encoding zinc finger protein 853 isoform X3, giving the protein MLHQPTPGNWGLTVRMEVGSATETFVLELRCLEDGGPGPDTLSGGSGGSESQEEEEPQEGSSSPQRPAVSAPVGASEITEETRPGQRELQLQQLEQQPELQQQPQPHLELQQQPQQDGQQQLSQLQQEKHQSMHHQELKPELQLMHQQQQLQPQQVQEQQLLQQQEQLQQQVQEQQLLQQQQEQLQQQQLLQQQEQLQQQQFQQQQEQLQQQQLLLLQQQEQLQQQLLQQQQAQLQQQLLEQQQAQLQQQLLLQQQEQLQQQQQQQLLQQQQEQLQQQQLRPPPLEPEEEEEVELELMPVDLGSEQELEQQRQELERQQELERQQEQRQLQLKLQEELQQLEQQLEQQQQLEQQEVQLELTPVELGAQQQELQLELTPVQPELQLELVPAAGGGGAAVPGAPAAVVVAPPGYVVVQELMVLPAVAAPAVVAIPGPAGSAALTPARQRRRRRARDRPTICGECGKGFSRSTDLVRHQATHTGERPHRCGECGKGFSQHSNLVTHQRIHTGEKPYACSYCAKRFSESSALVQHQRTHTGERPYACGDCGKRFSVSSNLLRHRRTHSGERPYVCEDCGERFRHKVQIRRHERQLHGAGRSRGLGLLRASRPAALGGPARAEQAATATAPADKAL; this is encoded by the exons ATGCTCCACCAG CCGACTCCCGGGAATTGGGGTCTGACCGTCAGGATGGAAGTGGGGTCAGCCACCGAGACCTTCGTGCTGGAACTTCGATGTCTTGAGGATGGGGGCCCAGGGCCTGACACCCTCTCAG GTGGCAGCGGTGGGAGCGAGagtcaggaggaggaagagcctcAGGAGGGGAGCAGCAGTCCACAGCGGCCAGCAGTCTCGGCCCCAGTGGGGGCCAGTGAAATCACTGAGGAAACCCGGCCGGGACAACGGGAGTTGCAACTGCAGCAGTTAGAACAGCAGCCCGAGCTGCAGCAACAGCCGCAGCCACACCTAGAACTGCAACAGCAGCCGCAGCAAGATGGGCAACAACAGCTATCTCAACTACAACAGGAAAAACACCAATCCATGCACCATCAGGAACTGAAACCAGAACTGCAGCTAATGCACCAGCAGCAACAGTTACAGCCACAGCAAGTGCAAGAGCAACAGCTGTTGCAGCAGCAGGAACAGCTACAGCAGCAAGTGCAAGAGCAACAGCTGTTACAGCAACAGCAGGAACAGTTACAACAGCAGCAGCTGCTACAACAGCAGGAACAATTACAGCAGCAACAGTTTCAACAGCAGCAGGAACAGttacagcagcagcagctacTGTTGCTGCAGCAGCAGGAACAGTTACAGCAGCAACTGTTGCAGCAGCAGCAGGCACAGTTACAACAGCAGCTGCTGGAACAGCAGCAGGCACAGTTACAGCAGCAGTTACTGCTGCAGCAGCAGGAACAgttacagcagcagcagcaacagcagctgtTGCAACAGCAGCAGGAACAATTGCAACAGCAACAACTGCGGCCTCCTCCCCTGGAGcccgaggaggaggaagaggtggagcTGGAGCTCATGCCGGTGGACCTGGGGTCAGAGCAGGAGCTGGAGCAGCAGCGGCAGGAGTTGGAGCGGCAGCAGGAGCTGGAACGGCAGCAGGAGCAGCGGCAGCTGCAGCTCAAACTGCAGGAGGAGCTGCAGCAGCTGGAGCAACagctggagcagcagcagcagctggagcAGCAGGAGGTGCAGCTGGAGCTGACCCCGGTGGAGCTAGGCGCCCAGCAGCAGGAGTTGCAGCTGGAGCTGACCCCAGTGCAGCCGGAGCTGCAGCTGGAACTGGTGCCAGCTGCAGGGGGCGGCGGAGCAGCGGTCCCCGGGGCTCCGGCCGCGGTCGTGGTGGCTCCCCCGGGCTACGTGGTGGTGCAGGAGCTCATGGTGCTGCCCGCTGTGGCAGCACCGGCCGTGGTGGCCATCCCGGGCCCGGCAGGCAGCGCGGCGTTGACCCCTGCACGGCAGCGGCGGCGACGGCGCGCTCGGGACCGACCGACCATCTGCGGGGAGTGCGGCAAGGGCTTCAGCCGCAGCACGGACCTGGTGCGCCACCAGGCCACGCACACGGGTGAGCGGCCACACCGCTGCGGCGAGTGCGGCAAGGGCTTCTCGCAGCACTCGAATCTGGTGACGCACCAACGCATCCACACGGGCGAGAAACCCTACGCCTGCTCCTACTGCGCCAAGCGCTTCAGCGAGAGCTCGGCGCTCGTGCAGCACCAGCGCACGCACACCGGGGAGCGACCCTACGCCTGCGGGGACTGTGGCAAGCGCTTCAGCGTCTCCTCCAACCTGCTGCGCCACCGGCGCACGCACTCGGGCGAGCGGCCCTACGTGTGCGAGGACTGCGGCGAGCGCTTCCGACACAAGGTGCAGATACGCCGCCACGAGCGCCAGCTGCATGGCGCGGGCCGCTCCAGGGGCCTCGGCCTGCTGCGCGCCTCGCGGCCCGCGGCCCTCGGTGGCCCAGCCCGCGCGGAGCAGGCCGCTACGGCCACTGCGCCCGCAGACAAGGCGCTGTGA